In Chitinophaga sp. HK235, a single window of DNA contains:
- a CDS encoding lipopolysaccharide assembly protein LapB yields MRIIFSLILLLSTGLTVSARQKVYDFNSRCEQAYEAIMQLRLNAGRALLEEEKKENPDNLIPYFLDNYADFFPLFFNEDAGEYARKRGMRSIRLDRMLEGSPDSPYYLYTQAAIKFQWAMIKIKFNEKWDATWEIRKAYMTLKENQRRFPDFMPNKLLLGTMQTVFGTIPEGYKWITNILGLKGSIRDGMSNVNAFIDSNAPEARLLREESYYYYCYLMLFIVNKPEETWEFLQRKQLDTKSNYLYALMVANLSLNNQKAANGIRVLEEKHDSNEYADIDYYNYVYGLLKLTRLDNDAHVYLERFVNNFKGKFYIKECLQRLSWYYYLEGNQALANKYRNMILTKGGTETDADKQALKEAENGKWPNPFLLKVRLLSDGGFFSEALKLLLTRKAADFPAMEDKLEYAYRLGRIYDESGQDDKAIVMYEVTIKVGANRQEYYAARASLQLGYIYEKRKDKTKAVQCYQQCLDMKGHDYKNSLDQRAKAGIQRVNGS; encoded by the coding sequence ATGCGTATTATTTTTTCTTTGATCCTTTTGTTGAGTACAGGGTTAACAGTTAGCGCCAGACAGAAAGTATATGATTTCAACAGCCGTTGTGAGCAGGCCTACGAAGCGATCATGCAACTACGGTTAAATGCGGGAAGAGCATTACTGGAAGAAGAGAAAAAAGAAAATCCCGATAACCTGATCCCTTACTTTCTGGATAACTATGCGGATTTTTTTCCCTTGTTTTTCAATGAAGATGCAGGCGAATATGCCAGAAAAAGAGGGATGCGGTCCATCAGGCTGGACAGGATGCTGGAAGGATCGCCGGACTCTCCCTACTATCTGTATACACAGGCAGCCATCAAGTTTCAATGGGCGATGATCAAAATCAAGTTCAATGAAAAATGGGATGCTACCTGGGAGATCAGAAAGGCGTATATGACACTGAAAGAGAATCAGCGCCGGTTCCCGGATTTTATGCCCAATAAGCTGTTGCTGGGTACCATGCAAACAGTATTCGGCACCATCCCTGAAGGGTATAAGTGGATTACCAATATACTCGGACTGAAAGGCAGCATCCGGGACGGAATGAGTAATGTGAATGCTTTTATCGATAGCAATGCGCCGGAAGCCAGATTACTCAGGGAGGAATCCTATTATTATTATTGTTACCTGATGCTTTTTATTGTGAATAAACCGGAAGAAACCTGGGAGTTTCTGCAAAGAAAGCAGCTGGATACCAAATCAAATTATCTCTATGCACTGATGGTGGCCAATCTGTCTTTAAACAACCAGAAAGCCGCCAATGGTATCAGAGTACTGGAAGAGAAGCATGACAGCAACGAATACGCAGATATTGACTACTATAACTACGTATATGGTCTGCTGAAACTGACCCGGCTCGATAATGATGCCCATGTGTATCTCGAGCGGTTTGTCAATAACTTTAAAGGCAAGTTCTATATCAAAGAATGTCTGCAACGGTTAAGCTGGTACTATTACCTGGAAGGCAACCAGGCACTGGCCAACAAATACCGGAACATGATCCTGACAAAAGGCGGGACAGAAACAGATGCAGACAAACAAGCCCTCAAGGAAGCGGAGAACGGCAAATGGCCCAACCCCTTCCTGCTGAAAGTCAGGCTGCTGAGCGATGGCGGCTTTTTCAGTGAAGCCCTGAAATTACTGCTGACCAGAAAAGCAGCCGATTTCCCGGCCATGGAAGATAAACTGGAATACGCCTACCGCCTGGGCCGTATCTATGATGAAAGCGGGCAAGACGACAAGGCAATCGTGATGTACGAAGTGACCATAAAAGTAGGAGCCAACCGGCAGGAATATTATGCTGCGAGAGCTTCCCTGCAATTAGGTTATATTTACGAAAAAAGAAAAGATAAAACCAAAGCCGTTCAATGTTACCAGCAATGCCTGGACATGAAAGGCCACGATTATAAAAACTCCCTTGACCAACGGGCAAAAGCAGGCATACAACGTGTAAACGGCAGTTGA
- the recN gene encoding DNA repair protein RecN, which produces MLQRLIIKNYAIIDHLEVDFSGNLNVITGETGAGKSILLGALSMILGERADPGVLFDKTGKCVIEGFFKVKKSQVAAFFERHELDLEEQLIIRREISASGKSRAFVNDTPVNISQLSELAACLVDLHQQFDTLELGNSDFQREVIDALVNKPAVLQQYNNVYQQYLQVQKKYKQLVDDRDQANKELDYNKFLLDELLEADFSPNEVEDLDNELQLLTHAEEIKNSLNKVYFQLKEDEQPLLQQLKQLQSSLQNIAAFHKDMPAVSDRMLSAYLELQDIAGDVERINDQVQYDAQRIELVNDRMALGYRLFKKHGVQTTDELLAIKDALSVKVDSVLNLDEQLASLEREQAQLHELLLKDAAVITEARQEQSAPFEVKVNALLSQVGMPNARLKVDIVQGELNPYGQDTIEFLFDANKSNQFAPVGKVASGGELSRLMLCIKSLVAQSVALPTLIFDEIDTGISGEAARQVGVILKDLARAHQIICITHQPQIAGKADAHYFVYKDAKAEKVTTSVRLLSMEERIDKIAQMLSGERPTAAALENAREMVR; this is translated from the coding sequence ATGTTACAGCGACTAATCATTAAAAACTACGCCATTATTGACCACCTGGAAGTGGACTTTTCTGGCAATCTCAATGTAATCACCGGCGAAACCGGCGCCGGTAAATCTATCCTGCTGGGCGCGCTCTCCATGATTCTGGGAGAACGTGCAGACCCTGGTGTGCTGTTCGATAAAACAGGCAAATGTGTGATCGAAGGGTTCTTCAAAGTGAAAAAATCACAGGTGGCCGCTTTCTTCGAACGCCATGAACTGGACCTGGAAGAACAGCTGATCATCCGCCGTGAAATCAGCGCCTCCGGCAAATCAAGAGCTTTTGTAAATGATACTCCTGTCAACATATCCCAACTGTCTGAACTGGCGGCCTGCCTGGTAGATCTCCATCAGCAGTTTGATACCCTGGAACTGGGCAACTCCGATTTCCAGCGGGAAGTAATAGATGCGCTGGTCAACAAACCCGCCGTCCTCCAACAATACAACAATGTATACCAGCAATACCTGCAGGTACAGAAAAAATATAAACAACTGGTGGACGACCGCGACCAGGCCAACAAAGAGCTGGACTATAACAAGTTCCTGCTGGATGAGCTGCTGGAAGCGGATTTCAGCCCCAACGAAGTGGAAGACCTGGATAATGAGCTGCAACTGCTTACCCATGCAGAAGAGATCAAAAACTCTTTGAACAAGGTATACTTTCAGCTGAAAGAAGATGAGCAGCCATTGTTGCAGCAGCTCAAACAACTGCAGTCTTCCCTGCAAAACATTGCTGCCTTTCATAAAGACATGCCTGCTGTATCTGATAGAATGCTTTCAGCCTATCTTGAACTGCAGGACATCGCCGGTGATGTGGAAAGGATCAACGACCAGGTACAATACGATGCACAACGTATTGAACTGGTGAATGACCGTATGGCACTGGGATATCGCCTTTTCAAAAAACATGGGGTGCAAACCACCGATGAGCTGCTGGCCATCAAAGACGCGCTGTCTGTTAAAGTAGACAGTGTACTGAATCTTGATGAGCAGCTGGCTTCACTGGAAAGAGAACAGGCCCAACTGCATGAGCTGCTGCTGAAAGATGCTGCTGTTATCACGGAAGCAAGACAGGAACAGTCGGCTCCTTTTGAAGTAAAGGTTAATGCCTTGCTTTCGCAGGTAGGCATGCCCAATGCGCGCCTGAAAGTGGATATTGTACAGGGTGAACTGAACCCTTATGGTCAGGATACGATTGAATTCCTGTTTGATGCCAACAAGAGCAATCAGTTTGCGCCGGTAGGTAAAGTAGCCTCCGGGGGGGAGTTGAGCCGTCTGATGTTGTGTATCAAATCGCTGGTAGCACAGTCTGTAGCGCTGCCTACACTTATCTTCGACGAAATCGATACCGGTATCTCCGGTGAAGCAGCAAGGCAGGTAGGTGTTATTCTGAAAGACCTGGCCAGAGCACATCAGATCATCTGTATCACGCACCAGCCGCAGATAGCCGGTAAAGCAGATGCTCATTATTTTGTGTATAAGGATGCCAAGGCTGAAAAAGTAACAACCAGCGTAAGGCTGTTGTCTATGGAAGAAAGAATAGACAAGATCGCGCAGATGCTGAGTGGAGAAAGGCCTACTGCCGCTGCCCTCGAAAATGCCCGCGAAATGGTAAGATAA
- a CDS encoding enoyl-ACP reductase: MAHNLLKGKKGIIFGALDEKSLAWRTALRCVEEGAEIVLTNAPVALRMGEINKLAEICKAPVIPADVTITDDLKNLFTKSMEHFGGKIDFVLHSVGMSLNMRKGKSYTDLDYDFSLKTTNISALSLHRVLQTAYQMDAISEWGSVVALTYIAAQRAFPDYSEMADAKAMLESVARSFGYHYGVKNKVRVNTVSQSPTPTTAGGGVKGFGGFIGYADKMSPLGNATADHCADYVVTLFSDMTRMVTMQNLYHDGGFSFTGVSNAIMEQLEK, encoded by the coding sequence ATGGCTCATAACTTATTAAAAGGAAAGAAAGGTATCATCTTTGGTGCACTGGACGAGAAGTCACTGGCTTGGAGAACAGCGCTCCGTTGTGTGGAAGAAGGCGCTGAAATAGTGCTCACTAACGCACCTGTCGCTCTGCGTATGGGTGAGATCAACAAACTGGCTGAAATCTGCAAGGCCCCTGTTATTCCGGCAGACGTAACCATCACGGATGACCTGAAAAATCTTTTTACCAAATCCATGGAGCATTTTGGCGGTAAAATAGATTTTGTACTGCATTCTGTTGGCATGAGCCTGAATATGCGTAAAGGAAAGTCCTATACAGATCTGGACTATGACTTCTCGCTGAAAACGACGAATATCTCCGCCCTGTCCTTACACCGTGTACTGCAGACAGCATACCAGATGGATGCTATCAGCGAGTGGGGTTCTGTAGTAGCACTCACTTACATCGCAGCACAACGTGCCTTCCCTGACTACAGCGAAATGGCTGATGCCAAAGCTATGCTGGAATCCGTTGCCCGCAGCTTCGGCTACCACTATGGTGTGAAAAATAAAGTACGTGTGAACACCGTATCTCAGTCTCCAACCCCTACTACTGCCGGCGGTGGTGTAAAAGGTTTCGGTGGCTTTATTGGTTATGCAGACAAAATGAGTCCGCTGGGTAATGCTACTGCCGACCATTGTGCTGACTACGTGGTAACTCTGTTCTCCGACATGACCAGAATGGTGACCATGCAGAACCTCTATCATGATGGCGGATTCTCCTTCACTGGTGTATCCAATGCTATTATGGAACAACTGGAGAAATAG
- a CDS encoding DUF2795 domain-containing protein, with translation MYWTLELASYLEDAPWPATKDELIDYAIRSGAPIEVIENLQELEDEGEIYEGIEDIWSDYPSQDDFFFNEDEY, from the coding sequence ATGTACTGGACATTAGAATTAGCTTCATACCTGGAGGACGCTCCATGGCCAGCTACTAAAGATGAACTTATTGATTACGCCATTCGTTCCGGTGCACCGATCGAAGTAATCGAGAATTTACAGGAGCTGGAAGATGAGGGAGAAATTTATGAGGGGATTGAAGATATCTGGTCTGACTATCCGTCACAGGACGACTTCTTCTTTAATGAAGATGAATATTAG
- a CDS encoding ABC transporter ATP-binding protein: MLTARNVTKNYSNLPILKGVDITVNKGEIVTIVGSSGAGKSTLLHILGTLETPTQGEIWLNDVNLTGLSGNALADFRNRHIGFIFQFHHLLPEFSALENVCIPGFIAGTRKSEVKEKAAFLLTTLGLGHRLEHKPNALSGGEQQRVAVARALINNPDVVMADEPTGNLDSHNARELHNMFLQLRDQFKQTFIIVTHNEELAPLSDRQLLMRDGRII, encoded by the coding sequence ATGCTAACCGCTCGCAATGTTACCAAAAATTATTCCAACTTGCCCATTCTCAAGGGAGTAGATATTACAGTCAATAAGGGTGAGATTGTGACCATCGTTGGATCTTCCGGCGCTGGCAAAAGTACCCTGCTGCATATCCTCGGAACATTGGAAACACCCACCCAGGGAGAGATTTGGCTGAATGATGTCAATCTGACGGGTTTAAGCGGTAATGCACTGGCTGACTTCCGGAACCGCCATATTGGCTTTATTTTTCAGTTCCACCACCTGCTGCCAGAATTCAGTGCCCTGGAAAATGTATGCATTCCCGGTTTTATAGCCGGTACGCGGAAAAGCGAAGTAAAGGAAAAAGCAGCCTTCCTGCTTACCACCCTGGGCCTCGGACATCGCCTGGAACACAAGCCCAATGCCCTATCCGGCGGCGAACAGCAACGAGTGGCGGTAGCAAGGGCCCTGATCAACAATCCCGACGTAGTGATGGCCGATGAACCTACCGGTAACCTCGACTCCCATAATGCCAGGGAGCTTCATAATATGTTCCTTCAACTCAGGGACCAGTTTAAACAGACTTTTATCATAGTAACCCACAACGAAGAACTGGCGCCGCTCAGCGACCGTCAGCTGCTCATGAGAGATGGCAGGATCATCTAA
- a CDS encoding histone deacetylase: MKIAYHDIYTHPLPADHRFPMVKYELIPAQLLREGVIVAEQLFAPLPATAETILGTHDLSWWEKLRDQTLSDKEQRHIGFRQSPLLTQREIVIAQGTIDIALHALDHGIGFNVAGGTHHAFADHGEGFCLLNDFGIAANYLLQQKKAKKILVTDLDVHQGNGTAALFAGNDKVFTFSMHGAHNYPFHKETSDLDIPLPDGMTTGPYLQLLEETLPRLIDQVKPDIVFYLSGVDILETDRFGKLKVTAAGCLQRDELVFSLLYKHNIPCAVAMGGGYSTRISDIVNAHCNTFKTGLDIYGS, translated from the coding sequence ATGAAAATTGCTTATCACGATATATATACGCATCCGTTGCCGGCAGACCATCGTTTCCCGATGGTGAAATACGAGCTGATACCCGCCCAGCTGCTGCGGGAAGGCGTTATCGTTGCCGAACAGCTGTTTGCGCCTCTTCCCGCCACAGCGGAAACCATACTGGGCACCCATGATCTTTCCTGGTGGGAGAAGCTGAGAGACCAGACCTTATCAGACAAGGAACAGCGTCATATCGGCTTTAGACAATCGCCGCTGCTCACACAACGGGAGATCGTTATTGCCCAGGGCACCATCGACATCGCCCTGCATGCCCTGGACCACGGTATCGGATTCAACGTGGCCGGCGGCACCCATCACGCCTTTGCCGACCATGGAGAAGGTTTCTGCCTACTCAACGATTTCGGCATCGCCGCCAATTACCTGTTACAGCAAAAGAAAGCAAAAAAGATACTGGTAACAGACCTTGACGTACACCAGGGCAACGGCACCGCCGCCCTGTTTGCCGGCAATGACAAGGTATTCACCTTCAGCATGCATGGCGCTCATAACTATCCTTTCCACAAAGAAACTTCAGACCTCGATATTCCGTTGCCCGATGGAATGACCACCGGCCCTTATCTGCAGCTGCTCGAAGAAACACTGCCACGGCTGATAGATCAGGTAAAACCTGATATTGTGTTTTACCTGTCAGGAGTAGATATCCTGGAAACAGACCGGTTCGGTAAGCTCAAGGTCACCGCTGCAGGCTGTCTGCAGCGCGATGAGTTGGTCTTCAGCCTGCTGTATAAACATAACATCCCCTGCGCCGTAGCCATGGGCGGCGGTTATTCTACCCGTATCAGCGACATTGTAAATGCACACTGTAATACCTTTAAGACCGGACTGGATATTTATGGCAGTTAG
- the pdeM gene encoding ligase-associated DNA damage response endonuclease PdeM, whose protein sequence is MQHMDTAGKEIFRFKEQHWHLLPERAIFWEEEKTLILSDLHLGKSAHFRKAGIAVPAGIMQEDLFRLQQLITRFLPVRIIIVGDMFHSRHNNEVQYFKIWRGQFSHIRFDLVLGNHDIMEEEIYSELQLDVHDTLTIRDIHFVHEPCEDSNGYRYTFSGHLHPGVVMAGPAKQRLRLPCFYFGQHCGILPAFGDFTGLATLNPSPGETVFVIAGKSIIQTH, encoded by the coding sequence ATGCAACATATGGATACAGCGGGGAAGGAAATATTCCGGTTTAAAGAGCAGCATTGGCATTTATTGCCTGAAAGGGCCATTTTCTGGGAAGAAGAAAAAACACTGATACTGTCAGATCTGCACCTGGGTAAATCGGCTCATTTCCGGAAAGCCGGTATTGCAGTGCCGGCAGGCATTATGCAGGAAGACCTGTTCCGCTTGCAGCAACTGATTACCCGCTTCCTGCCCGTACGTATCATCATTGTAGGAGATATGTTCCACAGCCGGCATAACAATGAAGTGCAGTATTTCAAGATATGGCGGGGACAGTTTTCCCATATCCGTTTTGACCTGGTGCTGGGCAATCATGATATTATGGAGGAAGAGATATATAGTGAATTACAGCTGGATGTACATGACACCCTGACCATCCGGGACATTCATTTTGTGCATGAGCCTTGTGAAGACAGCAATGGCTACCGGTACACCTTTTCAGGTCACTTGCATCCCGGTGTGGTGATGGCCGGCCCTGCCAAACAACGGTTGCGTTTACCCTGCTTCTATTTTGGTCAGCATTGCGGCATTTTACCCGCTTTTGGCGACTTTACCGGTCTGGCCACCCTGAACCCTTCTCCGGGTGAAACCGTGTTTGTAATCGCCGGAAAATCGATTATACAGACACACTAA
- a CDS encoding ligase-associated DNA damage response DEXH box helicase, with protein sequence MQQHTRGWKVITGWLADKELKPFKFQEDAWTAYLQGLSGIVNAPTGFGKTFSLFLGAVIAWIDAHPKDYQQKTKNGLQLLWITPLRALAKDLGRAMEEVLRELDLPWQVGIRSGDTPLAARAQQKKQMPEVLIITPESLHLLLAQKEYPAVFKQLHTVVIDEWHELIGSKRGVMVELALSRLRGLSQTAGRQSLKIWGISATIGNLDEALEVLLGPYHQNGLIIRANLKKNISLQSVIPHEIENYPWAGHLGIRMLPQALPIIEDSQTTLLFTNTRSQSEIWYQSLLKYDPMLAGALALHHGSIDMELRIWVEEALHNGILKAVVCTASLDLGVDFRPVDSVIQVGSPKGVARFLQRAGRSGHQPGAISKIFFLPTHALELVEAAALKTAMEEELIESRMPVLLAYDVLLQYLMTLAVSDGFYAPEIYEEVRQTFCYQHLTPDEWLWILAFLTTGGEALGSYDEFRKLERQDDHYYCKSRMLAMRHRLHIGTIVSDAMLKVKFMSGGYVGVIEESFISRLSPGDSFTLAGRNLEFVLIKDMTVLVRKSNAKRTIVPSYQGGRIPLSSNLGRMLRRKFNEALSRRTKDPELIALQPLFNRQEELSHIPKDNELLIEKINTKDGYHLFVYPFEGRLVHEVMAALLAYRISRIQPITFSIAMNDYGFELLSDQPIPLTEENAKTLFTTDNLLTELQTSVNATEMARRKFRDIAVIAGLIFQGFPGKHKANRHLQSSASLLFNVFKDYDPQNLLLKQAFNEAFFYQMEEARLRETLERIADSKIVITQPEKLTPFCFPIKVDSLRDTMTSEKLEDRIKKLIAVNG encoded by the coding sequence ATGCAACAACACACGCGCGGATGGAAAGTGATAACCGGATGGCTGGCGGATAAGGAACTGAAGCCTTTCAAATTTCAGGAAGATGCCTGGACTGCTTATCTGCAGGGCCTTTCGGGGATAGTGAACGCACCTACCGGCTTCGGCAAAACCTTCTCGCTCTTTCTGGGTGCCGTGATCGCCTGGATCGATGCCCATCCCAAAGACTACCAGCAAAAAACAAAAAACGGACTGCAGCTGCTGTGGATAACTCCGCTCCGTGCACTGGCCAAAGATCTGGGAAGGGCCATGGAAGAGGTATTACGGGAACTGGACCTTCCCTGGCAGGTAGGTATCCGCAGTGGCGACACCCCCCTGGCCGCCCGTGCCCAGCAGAAAAAACAGATGCCTGAAGTGCTGATCATCACGCCGGAAAGCCTGCATCTGCTGCTGGCCCAGAAAGAATATCCTGCTGTGTTCAAACAGCTGCATACCGTGGTCATAGACGAATGGCATGAGCTGATCGGCAGCAAACGCGGCGTGATGGTGGAACTCGCACTGAGCCGCCTACGCGGATTATCGCAAACCGCCGGCAGACAGTCCCTGAAAATATGGGGCATATCCGCTACCATCGGCAATCTCGACGAAGCCCTGGAAGTCTTGCTGGGTCCCTATCACCAAAATGGTCTTATCATCCGCGCCAATCTCAAAAAAAATATCTCCCTGCAAAGTGTGATCCCTCATGAGATAGAAAACTATCCATGGGCAGGACACCTGGGCATACGCATGCTACCACAGGCTTTGCCGATTATAGAAGACAGCCAGACCACCCTGCTTTTTACCAATACCCGGTCCCAGTCGGAAATATGGTATCAGTCACTTCTGAAATATGATCCCATGCTGGCAGGCGCCCTGGCGCTGCACCACGGCTCCATCGACATGGAGCTGCGCATATGGGTGGAAGAAGCCCTGCACAACGGCATTCTGAAGGCGGTGGTATGTACTGCCAGCCTGGACCTGGGGGTGGACTTCCGGCCGGTAGACAGTGTCATACAGGTGGGTAGCCCCAAAGGGGTGGCCCGCTTCCTGCAAAGGGCCGGCCGTAGCGGACACCAGCCTGGCGCCATCAGCAAAATATTTTTTCTGCCTACCCACGCACTCGAACTGGTAGAGGCCGCAGCCCTAAAAACAGCCATGGAAGAGGAACTGATAGAAAGCAGGATGCCCGTGTTGCTGGCTTATGATGTGCTACTGCAATACCTCATGACCCTCGCCGTATCGGATGGTTTTTATGCCCCGGAGATATATGAAGAAGTCCGCCAAACCTTCTGCTACCAGCATCTTACACCAGATGAATGGCTGTGGATACTTGCCTTCCTGACTACCGGCGGTGAGGCACTGGGCAGTTACGACGAGTTCAGAAAACTGGAAAGACAGGACGACCACTACTACTGCAAAAGCCGTATGCTGGCCATGCGCCACCGGCTACATATCGGTACCATTGTGAGCGATGCTATGCTGAAAGTGAAGTTTATGAGTGGTGGATATGTAGGTGTGATTGAAGAAAGTTTTATCTCACGCCTCTCGCCGGGAGACAGTTTCACGCTGGCCGGCCGTAACCTCGAGTTTGTGCTCATCAAGGATATGACGGTGCTGGTACGCAAGTCCAACGCCAAACGTACAATCGTGCCCAGTTATCAGGGAGGCCGTATACCTTTGTCGTCCAACCTGGGCCGCATGCTGCGCCGCAAGTTCAACGAGGCATTGTCCCGCCGCACAAAAGATCCTGAACTGATAGCCCTGCAACCGCTGTTCAACAGACAGGAGGAGCTTTCCCATATTCCCAAGGATAATGAACTGCTGATAGAAAAAATCAACACCAAAGATGGTTACCATCTTTTTGTATATCCTTTTGAAGGCAGACTGGTACATGAGGTGATGGCCGCTCTGCTGGCCTATCGTATCAGCCGTATCCAGCCTATCACTTTCTCTATTGCCATGAATGATTACGGCTTTGAGCTGCTGTCGGACCAGCCCATTCCACTTACCGAAGAAAATGCCAAAACACTGTTCACTACCGACAACCTGCTTACAGAGCTGCAAACCAGTGTGAATGCAACTGAGATGGCCCGCCGTAAATTCAGGGACATTGCTGTCATCGCCGGGCTGATATTCCAGGGTTTTCCCGGCAAACACAAAGCCAACCGCCACCTGCAGTCATCGGCCTCCCTGCTCTTCAATGTATTTAAGGATTACGACCCGCAGAACCTTTTGCTGAAGCAGGCCTTTAACGAAGCATTTTTTTATCAGATGGAAGAAGCCCGCCTGCGGGAAACGCTGGAACGCATTGCTGACAGCAAAATCGTTATCACCCAGCCGGAGAAACTCACCCCTTTCTGCTTCCCCATTAAGGTAGACAGCCTGCGCGACACCATGACCAGCGAAAAACTGGAAGATCGTATCAAAAAATTGATTGCAGTCAACGGTTAA
- a CDS encoding NCS2 family permease, protein MLAKFFKLSENNTTVKKEVLAGLTTFSTMAYILAVNPSILSSTGMDFHALITATALAAAIGTLVMALYARLPIGVAPGMGLNAFFAYTIVAGMGYSWQFALTAVFLEGLIFILLSMFRIREAIINSIPENLKHAISVGIGLLIALIGMANAGIIETGMRHVGEGKLGGVILKMGNITSIGPLIALIGLIVSAVLMYRKVNAALLIGILAATVIGIPLGITHLPEGHLVSLPPSLAPIAFKLQFDKIFSLDMVMILFTLLMVNLFDTVGTLIGLCNKAGLLDEKGRLPRAKQALMADAVGTTAAGLLGTSVVTAYVESASGIAAGGKTGLTAFTVAIMFLLALFFAPVFAMIPQAATAPALIIVGMLMMGSVVKIDFNDVTEAIPAFLAIVMMPYTYSIAEGIVFGMLSYVLLKVLTGQYKQISPVMYVLACLFIITFLVK, encoded by the coding sequence ATGCTCGCGAAATTTTTCAAGCTCTCCGAAAACAATACTACTGTTAAGAAAGAAGTCCTCGCCGGATTGACCACCTTTTCCACGATGGCCTATATTTTGGCCGTCAATCCCAGTATCCTGTCCAGTACGGGAATGGATTTTCATGCCCTTATCACCGCTACCGCACTGGCGGCAGCTATCGGCACACTGGTAATGGCCCTGTACGCACGGCTGCCTATTGGTGTGGCACCCGGTATGGGACTAAACGCTTTTTTTGCTTACACGATTGTAGCGGGGATGGGCTACAGCTGGCAGTTTGCGCTGACAGCCGTTTTCCTTGAAGGGCTTATTTTTATTCTATTGTCGATGTTCCGGATACGGGAGGCGATCATCAATAGTATCCCTGAAAACCTCAAACACGCTATCTCTGTGGGGATAGGGTTATTGATAGCATTGATAGGCATGGCCAATGCCGGTATTATCGAAACAGGTATGCGGCACGTAGGTGAAGGCAAACTGGGCGGTGTGATCCTGAAAATGGGCAATATCACCAGTATAGGGCCGCTGATTGCACTGATAGGGCTGATTGTGAGTGCAGTGCTGATGTACCGCAAAGTAAATGCTGCCTTGCTCATCGGCATTCTGGCAGCGACTGTAATTGGTATCCCCCTGGGCATCACCCATCTGCCCGAAGGGCATCTGGTGAGCCTGCCACCTTCTCTGGCACCTATTGCCTTCAAACTACAATTTGATAAAATATTCAGCCTGGATATGGTGATGATCTTATTCACCCTGCTGATGGTTAACCTCTTTGATACCGTAGGTACGCTGATCGGTTTGTGTAATAAAGCCGGCCTGTTGGATGAAAAGGGACGGCTGCCCCGGGCCAAACAGGCGCTGATGGCTGATGCGGTGGGTACTACCGCTGCGGGCCTGCTGGGTACCAGTGTGGTGACGGCTTATGTTGAAAGCGCCAGTGGCATTGCCGCAGGCGGTAAAACAGGGCTGACCGCTTTTACAGTGGCGATCATGTTTTTGCTGGCCCTCTTTTTTGCCCCGGTGTTTGCCATGATACCACAGGCGGCTACTGCACCGGCGTTGATTATCGTGGGCATGCTGATGATGGGGTCTGTCGTAAAAATTGATTTTAATGATGTGACAGAAGCGATACCAGCCTTTCTTGCAATAGTGATGATGCCTTATACCTACAGTATTGCAGAAGGAATTGTATTTGGCATGTTGTCTTATGTATTGCTGAAAGTACTGACAGGACAATACAAACAGATCAGCCCCGTGATGTATGTGCTGGCCTGTTTGTTTATCATTACTTTCCTGGTGAAATAG